A stretch of the Mycobacteriales bacterium genome encodes the following:
- a CDS encoding DUF3152 domain-containing protein has product MTATRGRRARRRRGLARFVDAFGWRAYAIPVLSVATVLCVGNIASGSPGTGHGGVPSQAGQQRLTSATQTPSPRPGNTPSSHPTPSPGPTPTKSPAAKPSPTATASPNADTPKTAPTGSPTSAAALPAGAAYVERGDGRFHVVAGQSAVHGTGPLRRYNVEVENGVDADAAGFARTVDSTLDDPRSWIHGGDVSLQRVDSGKVDFHVTLTSSMTVRSVCGYTIHVETSCFNGAEGRAFINDSRWMRGAVGYSHDLTAYRSYVVNHEVGHALGHHHMKCAKAGTPAPTMMEQTLGLSTPGVGACAPNPWPYLDGHLVTGPPTA; this is encoded by the coding sequence ATGACCGCGACCCGAGGACGGCGAGCTCGCCGGCGCCGCGGGCTGGCCAGGTTCGTCGACGCGTTCGGCTGGCGTGCCTATGCCATCCCCGTGCTGTCGGTGGCGACCGTGCTGTGCGTCGGCAACATCGCCTCCGGGTCGCCGGGCACCGGACACGGCGGCGTCCCGTCCCAGGCCGGCCAGCAGCGGCTGACGTCAGCCACCCAGACGCCCAGTCCGCGACCGGGCAATACGCCGAGCAGCCACCCGACCCCTTCGCCCGGCCCGACGCCGACGAAGTCCCCGGCAGCCAAGCCGAGCCCCACCGCGACGGCCTCGCCCAATGCGGATACTCCGAAGACCGCCCCGACCGGCTCGCCGACGTCGGCGGCAGCGCTCCCGGCCGGCGCCGCCTACGTCGAGCGGGGCGACGGCCGATTCCACGTCGTCGCCGGTCAGTCGGCCGTGCACGGCACCGGTCCGCTCCGCCGCTACAACGTCGAGGTCGAGAACGGCGTCGACGCGGACGCCGCGGGATTCGCGCGGACGGTCGATTCCACCCTCGACGATCCGCGCAGCTGGATCCACGGTGGCGACGTCTCCCTGCAGCGGGTCGACTCGGGCAAGGTCGACTTCCACGTCACGCTGACCTCGTCGATGACCGTGCGCTCGGTCTGCGGCTACACCATCCACGTGGAGACCTCGTGCTTCAACGGCGCGGAGGGGCGGGCGTTCATCAACGACTCGCGGTGGATGCGCGGAGCGGTCGGCTACAGCCACGACCTGACCGCCTACCGCAGCTACGTGGTCAACCACGAGGTCGGCCACGCACTCGGACACCACCACATGAAATGCGCCAAAGCGGGTACGCCGGCGCCGACGATGATGGAGCAGACCCTCGGCCTGTCCACCCCCGGCGTCGGAGCGTGCGCGCCCAATCCGTGGCCCTACCTCGACGGTCACCTG
- a CDS encoding alpha/beta hydrolase, with translation MTDRTTAGRAITVARLSDLPLPHFDPNRSAWPSQVVQVDGRGILLRPTPPTAAGAEPALYVHGLGGSSTNWTDLAALLADRVDGEALDLPGFGGSDPAPGGDYALSRHAATVSRLIESRDRGPVHLLGNSLGGAVAVLVAADRPDLVRTLTLVSPAMPDLRPRRGPTLLLGSFVVPGVRRLAEWRIAGVGPEERVRTVIDVCFADPSIVPPARLAETVEEVRSRNELPWRMDAFAGTLRGLIYRYLARGDRSLWAQAARIRVPTLVVWGAEDRLVDPALAERTAREIGDARLLVLPGVGHTAQLEAPETVARAVRGLLEDRAGGAVGGLRRA, from the coding sequence ATGACCGACCGGACGACGGCCGGCCGGGCGATCACCGTCGCGCGGCTCTCGGACTTGCCGTTGCCCCACTTCGACCCCAACCGCTCGGCCTGGCCGAGCCAGGTCGTGCAGGTCGACGGCCGCGGGATCCTGCTGCGTCCCACCCCGCCGACCGCGGCCGGCGCCGAGCCCGCCCTCTACGTGCACGGTCTCGGCGGCTCGTCCACCAACTGGACCGACCTCGCCGCGCTGCTCGCCGATCGCGTCGACGGCGAGGCCCTCGACCTGCCGGGTTTCGGCGGCTCCGATCCGGCGCCCGGCGGGGACTACGCCCTCAGCCGCCACGCAGCCACGGTCAGCCGGCTGATCGAGAGCCGGGACCGTGGACCGGTCCATCTCCTCGGCAATTCCCTCGGTGGCGCGGTCGCCGTCCTCGTCGCGGCGGACCGGCCGGATCTGGTCCGCACCCTCACGCTGGTGTCACCGGCCATGCCGGATCTGCGGCCCCGCCGCGGTCCGACCCTGCTGCTCGGCAGCTTCGTCGTACCCGGTGTCCGCCGCCTCGCCGAGTGGCGGATCGCCGGCGTCGGCCCGGAGGAACGGGTGCGCACGGTGATCGACGTGTGCTTCGCCGATCCGTCGATCGTTCCGCCGGCGCGGCTGGCCGAGACCGTCGAGGAGGTGCGCAGCCGAAACGAGCTGCCGTGGCGGATGGACGCGTTCGCGGGGACGCTGCGCGGGCTGATCTACCGCTACCTGGCCCGGGGCGACCGCTCGTTGTGGGCGCAGGCCGCCCGGATCCGGGTCCCGACCCTCGTCGTGTGGGGTGCCGAGGACCGCCTCGTCGACCCGGCCCTCGCGGAGCGCACGGCCCGCGAAATCGGCGATGCCCGGCTGCTCGTCCTCCCTGGGGTCGGGCACACCGCGCAGCTCGAGGCGCCGGAGACCGTCGCCCGTGCGGTCCGCGGGCTGCTCGAGGACCGGGCCGGGGGAGCGGTCGGAGGTCTTCGCCGCGCCTGA